In the Flavobacterium sp. 90 genome, GTCTTCACAGAATATCTAAACAAGCACAATATGAAAAGCATAATTTTTATACTTATTAGTTTTCTTATTATAAGTTGTAGAACAAACTCAAAACTAAGAGGAGAGTATCAAGCTAATTTGTCTGACAGTACAAATTATACCTTTAATTTGTCTGCTAAACAATATACTCACAAATGGCCCAGTGGAAAGTTTTCAAAAGGGAAGTTCAAAATTTTAGATTTAAGTTCGAAAAAAAAATTACTGGTGTGTAACGAATTCGTTTTAATAAGAGTCAACGGAATAATTAAAGAAGCAAGTGGTTCTGGAGATTCTATTAATATAGGTACTTATTCGGGTTATAAGAACTTTGGAGCGACAGTTTTTGAGATAACTTCAAAAGAAAAAACTTTACAATACAGAAAAACATATGCAAACGACTTAAAGAAAACGGAAAGTGAAGGAGTTATGTTGAAAATGAAGTAATATGTTTGACATGTAGGTAATTATGTATGTTTGAAAGTGTGGTTCTAATTCCATTAGGTCAACTTTATTGGATTTGTAAACCGCCAGTATTTATAAACCAAAACTTATATCCAAGACAAAAAGACATAAATAAAAAGTCTATTTCATATTGAAATAGACTTTTTATTTTGTGACTATAGTGGTACAGAATTCGAGCCTTTTATTGGAGGATTTAAAGATTTTAAATGATGTGAGATTTTGTTATTTGAATTTAATATCAGTGTTGGCTGGAGTCGCGTTACCGTCAATTCATCAAAGTGCAAGACCATCCAAATTTCCACTCATGTTAGCACGAAAAGCCTTCAATAAATAAAAAGTCAGTTTGGTGGTTTATGAAATAAAAATCCTATTTTTGAAAACAACTAAATACTGACATTTGTCAGGCATAGCGACCTGATTTGGGGTGGATAAGTCGGATATTATAAGGTGTATGAGTTATTAGCCATTTTACCAGACTCCTAATGAAAGCAATCCTGATATTTTTGATTTCTATCGCTATCTTATCTTGTAAAGATAGTCACGATGAATTGCACGAAGAGATGGATAAAATTTCTGTAGAATTAAGAAAATTTGACACACTGCTAGTTGAACTTTACAAGAAATCAGAAAAAGATCCAAATAAGGTTATCGCAATAGTTGATAGTTTGTTAATCGCAAACACTAACGAAACTGACAAATATAAATCCCAAATAAAAACCAATATTGAAGGGGATTTACATTATTTCAAAGCTGAATTGCTATATAGAATGGGTAAATACAATGAATCCATAAATGAACTAAATTCAAAAGGCAATCAAATAAAGATTAAAGGTGATGAAATAAATATTAATAAAACTGGAACCTCTGCCATTGCTTATGTGGCAAACTATGTTAAATTGAAGGATCTTAAGGCTGCAAAATCTTTTCTTGATAGCGTTGGTAATTCGAACGGAAATTATTACGCACTTGGAAATTATTATGAAAGTATGGGAGACAAAGCTTCCGCTCTCAAAACCTATAAATATAATCTTGAAGAAGACAAATCGAGAAAGCATTTTATTTATTACATATGGGCTCAAAAAAGAGTTGAAGAGCTTGAAAAGAATAAACCTTTATTGAAGGAAGTCTTTTTTCCTTCTGGAAATCCTAATTTTGAAATTTGTGAGATTTGTAATGTTGACAATGAAAAACGAGAAAAGATTACTCAATTATTGTTAAAAATGCCAGAAAATCAAGATTGGTTTTCAACAGCGATTTTAGAATCTCCATATGATAGTGGAAAAGATTACTATTGGGTTAGGGTGAAAGTTGGAGCTAAAGAAATAAACTACTATGTTTATCCGAAGAATTATGAAATAAAATACTTTGATCCAAAAACTAAAACTGTAATCACCTTAGAAGATTGGCGGAAGAGAAAATAAAACGACTTATAACAGCGATTTTGCACCATAGCTAATGAAAGAGAATCGTAAAACTTAACAGATTCATGATGGAGTTCGAACCAAAATCTCCCTTAAACATTGGTGTTTTTAAAACTAGAAGAAAGTCTTAAGAATTTCCGAACCATAAAAAAAGCCTGAGAATCTAGATTCTCAGGCTTTTTCTTTTTAAAGTGACCACGGTGGGATTTGAACCCACACGCCCTTACGAGCACCACCCCCTCAAGATGGCAAGTCTACCGTTTCTCCACGTGGCCTTAAATAAAAAAAGGTCATTCGCCATGGCGAACAACCTTTAGTGACCCGACTGGGGCTCGAACCCAGGACCCCATCATTAAAAGTGATGTGCTCTACCGACTGAGCTATCGAGTCATTGCTATCAAGAAAAGTATTTGTTAAATCACAAAATTTGTGACCCGACTGGGGCTCGAACCCAGGACCCCATCATTAAAAGTGATGTGCTCTACCGACTGAGCTATCGAGTCATATTCTTTCCTTGAATGCGGGTGCAAATATAAGGAGTTATTTTTGATATTTGCAAGCAATTTTGTTTTAAATTTGTGTTTTTTTAATCAAAATTTACAACGCCTTAATTTATAGGTTCTTATTAAAATGAAAAAGATTATATTATTAGGATATATGGGGTGCGGAAAGTCCACCATCGCTCAAAATCTTTCAAAATCTACAAATATTCCGTTTCTGGATTTAGATAAATGCATCGAAAAAAGAGCAAATTTGTCTATAAATGAGATTTTCGAACAACATGGAGAGATATATTTTCGAAAATTAGAACACGAAATGTTTTTGGAATTACTTCAATCTTCAGAAAACAGTATAATTGGTTTGGGTGGAGGAACGCCATGTTATGCCAATAATCATGAATTATTAAAAAGTGATGATGTTACTTCAATATATTTAAAGGCTTCAATAGAGACTTTATATGATAGATTGGTACATAACAAGAGTAAGCGTCCGTTAATTACTGATATGAATGAAGAGGAAATGAAAGAGTTTATTGCAAAACATTTGTTCGACAGAAGCTTTTATTACAATCATGCGCAACATAAAGTTACAGTTGATAATAAAACTGTCGAAGAAACTGTTGATGATATTTTAGATATTTTAGCTTAAAAAAGCATAATCGTCGCCATTCTCGTCAAAAACAACCTGAACATGCTCCAATAGAGATGTAGATAATGAAATACCCTTAAAGTCCGCTTTTACAGGGTATTTTTTATGATTTCTATCAACGAGCACTGCTGTTTTGAATTTCTTAAGCGGAACGTCTAAGAAATGACGAACAGCATAAATTAAGGTTGTGCCTGAATTTAAGACGTCATCAACAAGAACCAATCCTTTGTTTTCGTATTCTGAAGCTGTCAAAGATGTTTGAATTGGTAATTGTGGATTTTGTTTGTCGACTTTGACTTCGCAAAGTGATACTTTAAGTGTTGAAATATTACTTAATGCCGAAGCAATTTTTTGGGCAAAAACAGATCCGTTAGAAGCGATTCCGGCAATCACAATTTCTTCTTCGTCTACAAACGTTTCGTAAATTTGGTATGCAATACGTTTTATTTTGTGTTCGATTTCCTGATTGGTTAAAATGATGTTTTTGCTCATGATTTATTTTTTTGCTAAAGTACAAATTTAAAATTCCAATATAAAAATTCCAAATTCCAATGTTGAGGTTTTGTTTTTAGAATTTCCTGAGATTTGAAATTTCAGTTTGAAATTTTGTTATTCAGTTAATTTTTGAATTTGAAAATTGGATTTTATTCTGTTTCGTCCTCGTCAAAGATTTCATTGCCATATTCGTCAATATCTCTTCGGTCTTTTTTGGTCGGTCTTCCGGTTCCGCTCTTGCGATAATGTTCTTTAGATAGTTTTAATAATTCTAAATGTGCATAAGCTTCGGCCGGAGTTTCATTTTTTCTATATATATCAACGAGTTTTGCTCCAACACGACTTTCGGGAATATCGAGTACAGTTATAATTTGTGTAATCTGGTCTTTTCTAAAAGTGATTTTGTCCGTTGGAAAAACTTCTTTAGAAGGCTTGGCAACTTGCCCATTTACAGTGATATGGTTTTTTTTGCACGCTTCAGTTACCATGTTTCTGGTCTTGTAATAGCGCACGCACCATAAGTATTTGTCTATTCTCATAATTTTTCTAAAATCAAAGTTAAATTCTTTACAAAAATAAATCAATATTGTATCTTGCGCACCTAAAAAATTAACAATAATGAATAAATTTAAATTTTATTTTATTTTATTGCTTGCGGGTATTTCTTTCGTTTCTTGCTCTAAAAAAGATGATGATGAGGTAGTTACAGTTCCATTAAGGGATTATGAAACACAGTATAAAGCTGATAATGATTCGATTGAGAAATATCTTAAAACTCATTATATTAAGGAAGTCACTGCTAATTTTGATATTACTTTTGAAAAAATCCCAGCTAATGGAACACAAATATCTATTATGGACCAAAAGGATTATGAATTAGCAACCAGATCTGTTTACAGTCGTGGTGTTAATTATAAAGTTCGTTATTTAATTTTAAATAAAGGAACAGGCCTGTCACCTTGTAATACTGACCGAATTAATGCAGCTTATTCAGGGAATTTATTAGATGGAACTGTCTTTGATAATTCTTATGGTATAGGCAGAAGTTTTGAGCTATATGTATATGTGAATAGTCCTGTTATAGATGGTTGGGGAGAGATCTTTCCTCAATTTAAAACAGGTACCTCAAAAACTTCTGATAATGGTACTGTAACTTACGAGAACTTTGGAGCAGGAGTTATGTTCTTACCATCAGGGTTGGCTTATTATGCAAATACTCAGACGAATATACCAGCTTATTCTCCGTTAATATTTAGTTTTAAATTATTTGATCTTCAGAGATTAGATCATGAATATACATTTTCAAATGGTAGTGCAGTGAATGTTGGAGATGGTGTTCCTGATTATAAAGAAGATCTCGATGGCGATGGTTATTTATATGATTTGAGAGATACGGCAAGATTTCCAAATCCTCCTGATAGTTATAAGATAAATTATGATACAGATGGTGATGGAATTCCTGATTTCTTAGATTTAGATGATGATGGTGATGGATATTCAACCAGATTTGAAGTTACAAAACCAGTTGGTGCTCCAGTTACTGGTACAGGTTTAATTTATCCTTGGGATCCAATTGCAGATAATCCAGCAACACCAAATACAAATGAATCAGAAACTTTTGGTATTCCTAGAAGACCAACAGGAGAACTTACAGATCCTACTAAGCCAGAATCTATTGATAATCCACGTAAATTTGTAGATGATGATTATAAAGTTAATCCTAGGTTAAGAATACATTTGGATAAAACATATCCTTATCAAAAGAAATAAAACTTACGTTTAAATATACATAAAAACCTCGAAAGCGATTTCGAGGTTTTTTTTGTCTAAAAATATATAAAGATGAATTTAATTCGATTGAAAATGAAATACTTTTCTGCTTACGCTTTTGTTTCTTAGAAGGTCAGTTATAGTGATAAAAAAACCTCGAAAATCACTTTTCGAGGTTTTATATAAAGTAAGAAAATCTTAAAAATTATTTTCTTTTAATAACTCTTTCTACAGCTTCAACAATTGCTTGATTGTTTAATTTGTATTTATCCATTAATTGCTCTGGAGTTCCAGATTCACCAAAACTATCGTTTACGGCAACAAACTCCTGAGGAGCTGGAGTGTTTAAAGCTAATACTCTTGAGATGCTTTCTCCAAGACCTCCAAGAATATTGTGCTCTTCTGCAGTTACTACACATTTAGTTTTAGCCAATGATTTTAGAATAGCTTCTTCGTCAAGTGGTTTAATAGTGTGAATGTTGATTACTTCAGCAGAAATTCCTTTTGCTTCAAGAGCTTCAGCAGCGATAAGAGCTTCCCAAACTAAGTGTCCTGTTGCAACGATTGTAACATCAGTTCCTTCGTTTAATAAAATTGCTTTTCCAATTACGAAAGGTTCGTCAGCAGGAGTGAAGTTAGGCACAACCGGACGTCCAAAACGTAAGTAGGCAGGACCATGGTGATCTGCTAATGCTAATGTTGCTGCTTTAGTTTGATTGTAATCACAAGTATTGATTACAGTCATTCCTGGCAACATTTTCATTAAACCAATATCTTCAAGGATTTGGTGTGTAGCTCCGTCTTCACCAAGTGTTAGACCAGCGTGAGAAGCACAAATTTTTACATTTTTATCAGAATAAGCAACTGATTGACGAATTTGATCGTAAACTCTTCCTGTAGAGAAGTTAGCGAAAGTTCCTGTGAAAGGAATTTTTCCTCCAATTGTTAAACCTGCAGCAATACCAATCATGTTAGCTTCTGCGATTCCAATTTGGAAAAAACGCTCCGGGTGATTTTTCTTGAAATCATCAAATTTTAATGATCCAATTAAATCAGCACAAAGTGCTACTACATTTTCATTTTTTTGACCTAGTTCAGTCATTCCCGCTCCAAAACCCGAACGAGTATCTTTACTTCCTGTATTTTCGTATTTTTTCATTTTTTAATTTTTGAGATGCTGAGGTTCTAAGTGTCTAAGTTTTTAAGTTGAAAACTGACACTGAGACTGTGCACTTTTTAATAATCTGCTAAAGTTGAGATGTTTTGAGCTAAAGCACTTGACAACTGATCGTTGTTTGGAGCTTTACCATGCCAAGCATGAGTATGCATCATAAAGTCTACACCATTACCCATTTCAGTATGTAATAGAATACAAACTGGTTTTCCTTTTCCGGTTCTTGATTTTGCATCATTTAAACCTGCAAGGATAGCATCGATATTATTTCCTTCTTTGATTTCAAGAACGTCCCAGTCAAAAGCTTCAAATTTAGCACGGATACTTCCCATTGGTAAAACTTCGTCAGTAGTACCATCGATTTGTTTTCCGTTAAGGTCAATAGTTGAGATAATGTTATCTACTTTTTTAGCAGAAGCATACATGATAGCTTCCCAGTTTTGACCTTCTTGTAATTCACCGTCTCCGTGTAAAGAATAAATGATGTGATTATCGCCATTTAATTTTTTAGCCTGAGCTGCTCCAAGAGCTACAGATAAACCTTGTCCTAATGAACCAGAAGCAATACGAACTCCAGGTAATCCTTCATGAGTTGTTGGATGTCCTTGTAAACGTGAGTTTAATAATCTGAAAGTTGCAAGTTCTGAAACAGGGAAATAACCGCTACGTGCTAATACGCTATAAAAAACTGGTGAAATATGTCCATTTGAAAGGAAGAAAAGATCTTCTCCAATTCCATTCATATCAAAACCTTCTTTACGCTCCATAATATTTTGGTATAGAGTTACCAAAAATTCAGTACAACCTAGTGAACCACCTGGGTGACCTGAGTTGACAGCATGTACCATTCGAAGAATATCTCTTCTTACTTGGATAGTTAAATCGCTTAATTGTTGTGTGTTAGGCTTCATTTTATATGTAAAAGTTAAACTGATGCAAAAGTAATCGTTATTTTGCGGGCTCACAAATGATTTTTCGCTTTAGTTTGGCGTATTTGTTAAATTGCGGTCGTTTTTTTCTTGATATCAAATAAAAACTCGTATTCGCTTAGATTATTTGAATGAGTACTCTTTATCTGACTTAATTTTTGATGAATGTTTAAAATAAAAAAGCCCCGTTTGGGACTTTTATATCTAATTGTTTTTGAAAAGATTATTCTGTGTCACCTTCGCTATAGAAGTTGTTTTCTTCGTCTTCAGATCCAATTTCTTCTTGTTCGTCATCAAGTTCAGAACCCGGAATATCCAAATCATTTCCTAGTTTATCGCTATTTTGTTTCCATTCATGATCGTCGGGAATGATGGTTTCGTCCGTTGAAATTTCTTCCAGATCAATGTTTTCCTGTTTGTTTTCATTATTGTAAATATCTTCGCTTGCCGGATAATCTAAATTTTCCAGATTTTTTTCGATTTCATTTTCGTTTGCTGAGTTTTTATCTTCTGAATTTATCATAATTTCTACTTTTTTAAATGGATACTAAAGTTATGAAATTATTGAATTCAGAATGTTATATGTTTTAAGGACAAAGTTTTAGTATTTACATTCTTTTGAAAAAAAGTAATTTTTTAAGTTTCAATTTTCAGGTTTAGGAAATAATTATCTCATTTTCTAATTGATGCATTATTTAATTGACGAAATCTCTTTCCATGTTATTAATTGAATATTATTTTCCTGAAGTATCGATTTGCATTCTTCACTTGTAAAGAAATCAAAATCAATCTGACGCCATTCTGAACCAAAATTTGGGTGATCTACGGTAATTCCTTGCATTTCAAAATCATCAAAAGCGGGATGAAGCAAGAAGACATTAAATCCTGGTTTTGTGTTTTCTAAAGCTTTTGCGTAAGATCTTCTTAGTTCACCTTTTTCGAAGTCGCTGAAATATCCAATTAAAAGATTG is a window encoding:
- a CDS encoding shikimate kinase — its product is MKKIILLGYMGCGKSTIAQNLSKSTNIPFLDLDKCIEKRANLSINEIFEQHGEIYFRKLEHEMFLELLQSSENSIIGLGGGTPCYANNHELLKSDDVTSIYLKASIETLYDRLVHNKSKRPLITDMNEEEMKEFIAKHLFDRSFYYNHAQHKVTVDNKTVEETVDDILDILA
- a CDS encoding phosphoribosyltransferase domain-containing protein; protein product: MSKNIILTNQEIEHKIKRIAYQIYETFVDEEEIVIAGIASNGSVFAQKIASALSNISTLKVSLCEVKVDKQNPQLPIQTSLTASEYENKGLVLVDDVLNSGTTLIYAVRHFLDVPLKKFKTAVLVDRNHKKYPVKADFKGISLSTSLLEHVQVVFDENGDDYAFLS
- a CDS encoding S4 domain-containing protein, with protein sequence MRIDKYLWCVRYYKTRNMVTEACKKNHITVNGQVAKPSKEVFPTDKITFRKDQITQIITVLDIPESRVGAKLVDIYRKNETPAEAYAHLELLKLSKEHYRKSGTGRPTKKDRRDIDEYGNEIFDEDETE
- a CDS encoding FKBP-type peptidyl-prolyl cis-trans isomerase, with amino-acid sequence MLAGISFVSCSKKDDDEVVTVPLRDYETQYKADNDSIEKYLKTHYIKEVTANFDITFEKIPANGTQISIMDQKDYELATRSVYSRGVNYKVRYLILNKGTGLSPCNTDRINAAYSGNLLDGTVFDNSYGIGRSFELYVYVNSPVIDGWGEIFPQFKTGTSKTSDNGTVTYENFGAGVMFLPSGLAYYANTQTNIPAYSPLIFSFKLFDLQRLDHEYTFSNGSAVNVGDGVPDYKEDLDGDGYLYDLRDTARFPNPPDSYKINYDTDGDGIPDFLDLDDDGDGYSTRFEVTKPVGAPVTGTGLIYPWDPIADNPATPNTNESETFGIPRRPTGELTDPTKPESIDNPRKFVDDDYKVNPRLRIHLDKTYPYQKK
- a CDS encoding transketolase C-terminal domain-containing protein, whose product is MKKYENTGSKDTRSGFGAGMTELGQKNENVVALCADLIGSLKFDDFKKNHPERFFQIGIAEANMIGIAAGLTIGGKIPFTGTFANFSTGRVYDQIRQSVAYSDKNVKICASHAGLTLGEDGATHQILEDIGLMKMLPGMTVINTCDYNQTKAATLALADHHGPAYLRFGRPVVPNFTPADEPFVIGKAILLNEGTDVTIVATGHLVWEALIAAEALEAKGISAEVINIHTIKPLDEEAILKSLAKTKCVVTAEEHNILGGLGESISRVLALNTPAPQEFVAVNDSFGESGTPEQLMDKYKLNNQAIVEAVERVIKRK
- a CDS encoding transketolase → MKPNTQQLSDLTIQVRRDILRMVHAVNSGHPGGSLGCTEFLVTLYQNIMERKEGFDMNGIGEDLFFLSNGHISPVFYSVLARSGYFPVSELATFRLLNSRLQGHPTTHEGLPGVRIASGSLGQGLSVALGAAQAKKLNGDNHIIYSLHGDGELQEGQNWEAIMYASAKKVDNIISTIDLNGKQIDGTTDEVLPMGSIRAKFEAFDWDVLEIKEGNNIDAILAGLNDAKSRTGKGKPVCILLHTEMGNGVDFMMHTHAWHGKAPNNDQLSSALAQNISTLADY